The following are from one region of the Ostrinia nubilalis chromosome 28, ilOstNubi1.1, whole genome shotgun sequence genome:
- the LOC135085205 gene encoding PHD finger protein 7-like yields MAKKASVDKKLLAKLVTETADRKPCAFCQREIDDEITYGKLYSIGIIQCHYFCVLLSCCLIQKGKDEQGLFGFLYPDILAEVERSKKHRCSYCGRGGATLGCCVSQCRKQFHLPCGRERNAVSLFFGNFKSYCAVHAPKQKIAEDVMAKARVRMRADKNKSKGLVAKVENLEPEADSSNEDSLCVICYEEVQCYPTNQTFWPPCCARDKWFHRSCLQRMALSAGMHYLKCPLCNDKENFYQAVISQGYYVPDRDAAWELEQNAFAEIYERELTCSLPECLCPLGRDHDSDNGPWDIKLCLLCGSVCAHAQCLVASGDGGRYVCVTCRPAAPGDVESLAAAVDKGG; encoded by the exons atggCCAAGAAAGCTAGTGTAGATAAGAAACTGTTAGCTAAATTGGTGACAGAAACTGCAGATAGAAAGCCGTGTGCCTTTTGCCAGCGAGAAATTGATGACGAGATCACATACGGAAAGTTGTATTCAATTGGGATCATTCAGTGTCACTACTTTTGTGTG TTGCTGTCGTGTTGCTTGATTCAGAAAGGGAAAGATGAACAAGGGCTCTTCGGTTTCCTGTACCCAGACATCTTGGCTGAGGTTGAAAGGAGCAAGAAGCAT CGATGTTCGTATTGCGGCCGCGGCGGCGCCACGCTCGGCTGCTGCGTGAGCCAGTGTCGCAAGCAGTTCCACCTGCCGTGTGGTCGCGAGAGGAATGCTGTGTCGCTGTTCTTTGGGAACTTCAA GTCGTATTGTGCGGTGCACGCGCCCAAACAAAAGATCGCTGAAGATGTGATGGCCAAAGCGAGGGTTCGGATGAGAGCAGACAAAAACAAATCCAAAGGCCTCGTCGCTAAGGTCGAAAATTTGGAACCAGAGG CAGATTCTTCCAACGAAGACTCCCTGTGCGTGATATGCTACGAAGAAGTTCAGTGCTACCCCACCAACCAAACATTTTGGCCGCCGTGCTGTGCGAGGGACAAGTGGTTCCACAGATCCTGTCTGCAG AGAATGGCGCTAAGTGCGGGCATGCACTACCTCAAGTGTCCTCTCTGCAACGATAAGGAAAACTTCTACCAAGCCGTCATTAGTCAGGGATACTATGTGCCTGACAG AGATGCAGCGTGGGAGTTAGAGCAGAATGCGTTTGCTGAAATATACGAGCGGGAACTGACCTGCAGCTTGCCGGAATGCCTCTGTCCGCTAGGCCGGGACCACGACTCCGATAACGG GCCATGGGACATAAAACTCTGCCTGCTATGCGGCAGCGTTTGCGCGCACGCACAGTGCTTGGTAGCGAGCGGTGACGGCGGGCGATACGTTTGCGTTACGTGCCGTCCTGCTGCACCTGGAGACGTCGAGTCGCTCGCCGCCGCCGTGGACAAAGGTGGGTAG
- the LOC135085495 gene encoding uncharacterized protein LOC135085495 gives MKMSVQNQQAVWSVKETIDSKYEKCRNITEEIYKRINITFQIKQLETAAQSDGSDHSEQIDSNELSNETDLFACDKTSISSSTEAEKPTAKFVNINNNEEKPKKPVVVYKRPRKRFRKRVKKRQSKQRSDSDGSSDEALPLSRMVEGAKELGATERGATEPGANSDSPDRVMGVPNVVILAKDLMKPKIQPADKRSTNSPNRDSKKSQSETENSERTIPTINKTDPAIGKKDSAIEKKDPAIEKKDPAIDKIGATGKDGKGVDYKSCNMCSLSFRGERGLRRHITMSHLIEPVKPNDMKPA, from the exons ATGAAAATGTCTGTTCAGAATCAGCAGGCAGTGTGGTCAGTGAAGGAAACAATTGATTCTAAGTATGAAAAATGTCGAAATATCACTGAAGAGATTTATAAAAGAATAAACATAACATTTCAAATAAAGCAGCTTGAAACGGCAGCGCAGAGTGATGGCTCGGACCACAG CGAGCAAATCGACAGCAACGAACTGAGCAACGAAACCGATCTGTTTGCATGCGACAAGACCAGCATATCAAGTAGCACTGAAGCTGAGAAACCGACTGCCAAGTTCGTTAACATCAACAATAATGAGGAGAAACCTAAGAAACCGGTGGTTGTATACAAGAGACCAAGAAAACG ATTCCGCAAACGTGTAAAGAAGCGGCAATCGAAACAGCGGAGCGATTCAGACGGGTCCAGCGATGAGGCGCTCCCGCTTAGTCGGATGGTGGAAGGGGCCAAAGAGTTGGGGGCCACCGAGCGGGGGGCCACCGAGCCGGGGGCCAACAGCGACTCGCCGGATCGCGTGATGGGCGTGCCTAATGTAGTCATACTCGCAAAAG ACTTAATGAAACCAAAAATCCAGCCAGCCGATAAGAGGTCAACGAACTCTCCAAACAGAGACAGCAAGAAATCGCAGAGCGAGACGGAGAACTCAGAGAGAACCATTCCGACCATAAACAAGACAGATCCGGCCATAGGGAAGAAAGATTCGGCCATAGAGAAGAAAGATCCGGCCATAGAGAAGAAAGACCCGGCCATAGACAAGATAGGGGCGACGGGAAAAGATGGCAAAGGCGTAGATTACAAAAGTTGCAACATGTGTAGTCTGTCGTTCAGAGGCGAGAGAGGATTGAG GCGACACATCACCATGTCTCATTTGATAGAACCAGTCAAACCCAATGATATGAAGCCAGCTTAA